From Candidatus Dependentiae bacterium, one genomic window encodes:
- a CDS encoding amidohydrolase produces MYVRCVLLVVMFFIKLLDAQSNEKPDITVFIAQNIITMNNDMPQAKAVAVKDGKILGVGTIESLRPWLERHSYEIDDRFKDDVILPGFIEAHMHPQVTGLLWQAVYVGHFDRHAPDGTPIKGLKTKQEALDKIKDAVERKKKNGVKDGWVFAWGYQPEFFDNSPLTIDDLDPISAQFDVMVENASMHLYYVNSNVLKKMGVTPEMNITGVEVKNGKLTGVLKEIKALKRLLPYLPHSNLNVLERITRNAAQLAHRVGVTTMADAALGYIPAAYKAYQNETAKSDFPVRVVVFPEIDAVKEKGGISYLEQLHAQNNEMLACGPVKFLIDGSVQGFTANLQWPYYLNGKNGIANMSLNELKPDVLMIHKAGYQVAIHTNGNQATEDAIQAIKYALTAVPRLDHRHRLEHNQMVTENQLMRMKTFGIVTNLFVNHVYYWGDLYTDHILGYERSRRIDPAKSALRHGVKFSFHSDASVTPVDPLKTVWIAVTRKTMSGKVLGPEQRISVYDALKAVTLDAAYLLFQDDKKGSIEVGKMADFAILDKDPLAIDVDAIPKVKVKATVLGGRIFLVK; encoded by the coding sequence ATGTATGTTAGATGTGTGCTTTTGGTTGTGATGTTTTTTATAAAATTGCTAGATGCTCAATCGAATGAAAAGCCGGATATTACCGTTTTTATTGCACAAAATATTATCACGATGAATAATGATATGCCACAAGCAAAAGCGGTGGCTGTTAAAGATGGCAAGATACTTGGTGTCGGCACAATTGAAAGTCTCAGGCCATGGCTTGAGCGGCATTCATATGAAATTGATGATCGGTTTAAAGATGATGTTATTCTTCCCGGTTTTATTGAAGCTCATATGCATCCACAGGTTACCGGTTTGTTATGGCAAGCCGTTTACGTTGGGCATTTTGATAGACATGCTCCGGATGGCACTCCCATTAAAGGATTAAAAACAAAACAAGAAGCATTAGATAAAATAAAAGATGCAGTAGAGCGAAAGAAAAAAAATGGTGTGAAAGATGGATGGGTTTTTGCATGGGGATACCAACCGGAATTTTTTGATAACAGTCCATTAACTATTGATGATTTAGATCCAATTTCTGCACAATTTGATGTCATGGTAGAAAATGCGAGTATGCATTTATATTACGTTAATAGTAACGTGCTTAAAAAAATGGGCGTAACGCCTGAAATGAATATTACCGGTGTGGAGGTAAAAAATGGAAAATTAACCGGTGTGCTCAAAGAAATTAAAGCATTGAAGCGCTTATTGCCTTATTTGCCTCATTCAAATCTTAATGTATTAGAGCGGATTACACGTAATGCTGCACAATTAGCGCATCGTGTAGGGGTAACTACTATGGCTGATGCTGCTCTTGGTTATATTCCTGCAGCATATAAAGCGTATCAAAATGAAACAGCAAAATCTGATTTTCCTGTGCGGGTAGTGGTATTTCCTGAAATCGATGCGGTCAAAGAAAAAGGTGGCATTTCATATCTTGAGCAATTACACGCGCAAAATAATGAGATGCTTGCGTGTGGTCCGGTTAAATTTTTAATTGATGGTTCAGTTCAGGGATTTACTGCAAACTTACAGTGGCCATATTACTTGAATGGTAAAAATGGTATTGCAAATATGAGCTTGAATGAACTAAAACCGGATGTTCTTATGATACATAAAGCCGGTTATCAAGTCGCGATTCATACAAATGGTAATCAAGCAACAGAGGATGCCATACAAGCAATAAAATATGCATTAACTGCCGTGCCACGTTTGGATCATAGGCATCGTTTAGAGCATAATCAAATGGTAACCGAGAATCAGCTCATGCGAATGAAAACGTTTGGCATTGTAACAAATCTGTTTGTTAATCATGTGTACTACTGGGGTGACTTATATACCGATCATATTCTTGGTTATGAGCGCTCTCGTCGCATTGATCCTGCAAAATCTGCATTACGCCATGGAGTGAAATTCAGCTTTCATTCAGATGCTTCAGTAACACCGGTTGATCCGCTCAAGACAGTTTGGATTGCAGTTACGCGTAAAACAATGAGCGGCAAAGTGTTGGGGCCTGAGCAACGTATTTCAGTATATGACGCGCTTAAAGCAGTAACGTTAGATGCGGCATATTTATTATTTCAAGATGATAAAAAAGGGTCCATTGAAGTAGGTAAAATGGCTGATTTTGCCATTCTTGATAAAGATCCACTTGCGATAGATGTTGATGCTATTCCAAAAGTAAAAGTGAAAGCAACGGTTTTAGGCGGTAGGATATTTTTGGTTAAATGA